The following are encoded in a window of Bradyrhizobium guangdongense genomic DNA:
- a CDS encoding SoxW family protein, with amino-acid sequence MSLSRSTRRGFLALASSAALAAGRGVAVAEPALGDDGLYHEPWFLQSFLDLREDLESAAVNGKRLVIMWELRGCPYCRETHLVNFADAGIANYIRDNFEVLQLNLIGSRKVTDFDRQELSEKDLAQKYGIRFTPTFQFFPPSSSGIEAKDSMAREVARAPGYLKPQHFLAMFRFVRERAYERGSFKDFLASSG; translated from the coding sequence ATGTCTCTCAGCAGGTCGACGCGTCGTGGTTTTCTGGCATTAGCCTCTAGCGCCGCCCTGGCCGCGGGCCGCGGTGTGGCCGTGGCCGAGCCCGCGCTGGGAGATGACGGCCTCTATCACGAGCCTTGGTTCCTGCAGAGCTTCCTCGACCTGCGCGAGGACCTCGAGAGCGCTGCCGTTAACGGCAAGCGCCTCGTCATCATGTGGGAGCTGCGCGGTTGTCCCTATTGCCGCGAAACGCATCTGGTGAATTTCGCCGATGCCGGCATTGCGAACTACATCCGCGACAATTTCGAAGTGCTCCAGCTCAACCTGATCGGGTCCCGTAAGGTTACGGATTTCGATCGTCAGGAGCTGTCCGAGAAGGACCTTGCCCAGAAATACGGGATCAGGTTCACCCCGACGTTTCAATTCTTTCCGCCGTCATCCAGCGGCATCGAGGCGAAGGATTCGATGGCGCGGGAAGTCGCGCGAGCGCCCGGCTACCTGAAGCCGCAGCATTTTCTGGCGATGTTCCGTTTCGTGCGGGAGCGCGCCTATGAGCGCGGCTCGTTCAAGGATTTCCTCGCCTCCAGCGGCTAG
- the soxX gene encoding sulfur oxidation c-type cytochrome SoxX, protein MRRSLAAAFALCLMVGTVYAQEPIKLDVVNDSLPKSLTSSPGNADAGKKVFLTRTLGNCLACHQVTSLKSEEFHGEFGPSLDGVAGRYSEAQLRLIVADPKRIFTDTVMPAFFKNDGLSRVRPEFVGKSILTASQVEDVIAFLKTLN, encoded by the coding sequence ATGCGGCGCTCGCTTGCTGCTGCGTTTGCTTTATGTCTGATGGTCGGAACCGTGTACGCGCAGGAGCCGATCAAGCTCGACGTCGTCAACGATTCCCTGCCGAAATCCCTGACCAGTTCGCCCGGCAATGCCGACGCCGGCAAGAAGGTGTTCCTGACCCGCACGCTCGGCAATTGCCTCGCCTGCCACCAGGTCACCAGCCTGAAATCCGAGGAATTCCACGGCGAGTTTGGTCCGTCGCTCGACGGCGTCGCCGGCCGCTACAGCGAGGCGCAACTGCGCCTCATCGTCGCCGACCCCAAGCGCATCTTCACCGATACGGTCATGCCGGCGTTCTTCAAGAACGACGGCTTGAGCCGGGTGCGCCCGGAGTTCGTCGGCAAATCCATTCTGACGGCCTCGCAGGTCGAGGATGTCATCGCTTTTCTCAAAACGCTGAACTGA
- the soxY gene encoding thiosulfate oxidation carrier protein SoxY: protein MKAINRRQAFALGGGFVMLTLMPMAADAEVTNDAAKWIEKFTGGKTPAKGKISLDLPEIAENGNTVPLSINIESPMTAESYVKDVMIIADGNPNAGVASLSFTPLSGKAEASIRIRLATTQNVVAIAKMSDGSLFTEQKTVKVTIGGCGG from the coding sequence ATGAAAGCCATCAATCGACGGCAGGCATTTGCGCTTGGGGGCGGCTTCGTCATGCTGACCCTGATGCCCATGGCGGCCGATGCCGAAGTGACGAACGACGCGGCGAAGTGGATCGAGAAGTTCACCGGCGGCAAGACGCCTGCCAAGGGCAAGATTTCGCTCGATCTGCCCGAGATCGCGGAGAACGGCAACACCGTGCCGCTGTCGATCAACATCGAGAGCCCGATGACCGCGGAGTCCTACGTCAAGGACGTCATGATCATCGCGGACGGCAACCCGAATGCGGGCGTCGCGTCGCTGTCGTTCACGCCGCTGTCGGGCAAGGCGGAAGCATCGATCCGCATCCGGCTCGCGACCACGCAGAACGTGGTGGCGATCGCGAAGATGAGCGACGGATCGCTGTTTACGGAGCAGAAGACCGTGAAGGTCACCATCGGCGGCTGCGGCGGCTAA
- the soxZ gene encoding thiosulfate oxidation carrier complex protein SoxZ, translating to MADKPRIKLPKEAAKGEVIQIKTLVSHVMESGQRKDAQGKTIPRKIINKFACEFNGKPVFSCVLEPAISANPYIQFDAKVDEAGTFKFSWTDDDGTVIAAEEKIALKA from the coding sequence ATGGCAGACAAACCGCGCATCAAGCTTCCGAAGGAAGCGGCCAAGGGCGAGGTCATCCAGATCAAGACCCTGGTTTCGCACGTCATGGAATCCGGCCAGCGCAAGGACGCGCAGGGCAAGACCATTCCGCGCAAGATCATCAACAAGTTCGCCTGCGAGTTCAACGGCAAACCCGTTTTCTCCTGCGTGCTGGAGCCGGCGATCTCGGCCAATCCCTACATCCAGTTCGATGCCAAGGTGGACGAGGCCGGGACGTTCAAGTTCTCCTGGACCGACGACGACGGCACGGTGATCGCAGCCGAAGAGAAGATTGCGCTCAAGGCCTGA
- the soxA gene encoding sulfur oxidation c-type cytochrome SoxA codes for MLQRYVGLAAAAVVFASVVTCASAQEAERKGIPAPPGHVFKTIISGYEFRSKETRALQDDDLENPGFLAVERAADVWKKAEGSEGKSCMSCHGEAETSMKGVGAAMPKWDDKLKKPVNLEQRINICRTEHMKAEPWKFKSQELTDMTTFVRYQSHGMPVTVKADGPMSPWFERGKQIYYTRFGQLDLACASCHERNNGKFMRADFLSQGQTNGFPTYRLRDQRLVPLHERFEGCMFDVRAEPFKPLSDEFLALELYVAWRGIGLPVETPSVRN; via the coding sequence ATGCTGCAACGATATGTTGGGCTCGCTGCCGCGGCCGTCGTGTTCGCGTCGGTCGTGACCTGCGCCTCCGCGCAGGAAGCCGAACGCAAGGGCATCCCGGCGCCGCCCGGGCACGTGTTCAAGACCATCATCTCCGGCTACGAATTCCGCAGTAAGGAGACCCGTGCGCTACAGGACGACGACCTCGAAAATCCGGGCTTTCTGGCCGTCGAGCGAGCCGCCGACGTCTGGAAGAAAGCCGAGGGTAGTGAGGGCAAGTCCTGCATGAGCTGCCATGGCGAGGCCGAGACCAGCATGAAGGGCGTCGGCGCCGCCATGCCGAAATGGGACGACAAGCTGAAGAAGCCGGTCAATCTCGAACAGCGCATCAACATCTGCCGCACCGAGCACATGAAGGCGGAGCCCTGGAAATTCAAATCCCAGGAACTGACCGACATGACGACGTTCGTGCGCTATCAGTCGCACGGCATGCCGGTGACGGTGAAGGCCGACGGCCCGATGTCGCCATGGTTCGAGCGCGGCAAGCAGATCTACTACACGCGGTTCGGCCAGCTCGATCTCGCCTGCGCCTCCTGTCACGAGCGCAACAACGGCAAGTTCATGCGCGCGGATTTTCTAAGCCAGGGCCAGACCAACGGCTTTCCGACCTACCGGCTGCGCGACCAGCGCCTGGTGCCGCTGCACGAGCGATTTGAGGGTTGCATGTTCGACGTGCGCGCCGAGCCGTTCAAGCCCTTGTCGGACGAGTTCCTTGCGCTCGAGCTCTACGTCGCCTGGCGGGGGATCGGATTGCCGGTCGAGACCCCCTCAGTGCGCAACTGA